One Bacteriovorax sp. PP10 DNA window includes the following coding sequences:
- the ndk gene encoding nucleoside-diphosphate kinase produces the protein MKMERTFSIIKPNAVADNNIGNIIGRFEKEGLRIAALKLTHLSKEKAEGFYIEHKDRPFFGSLVGFMTEGPVVLMVLEGENAVEKNRKIMGATNPANAEENTIRKLYAKSIEANAVHGSDSQAAADREINYFFDKNEVKARY, from the coding sequence ATAAAAATGGAAAGAACTTTTTCAATCATTAAGCCAAACGCAGTAGCAGACAACAACATCGGAAACATCATTGGACGTTTCGAGAAAGAAGGTCTTCGTATCGCTGCACTTAAACTTACTCACTTATCAAAAGAAAAAGCAGAAGGATTTTATATCGAACACAAAGATAGACCATTCTTTGGTTCACTTGTTGGTTTCATGACTGAAGGACCAGTAGTTCTTATGGTTCTTGAAGGTGAAAACGCAGTAGAAAAAAACAGAAAGATCATGGGAGCTACAAACCCAGCGAACGCAGAAGAAAACACAATCAGAAAGCTATACGCTAAATCGATTGAAGCTAACGCTGTTCACGGATCTGATTCTCAAGCTGCAGCTGATCGCGAGATCAACTACTTCTTCGACAAAAACGAAGTTAAAGCTAGATACTAA